In one Dama dama isolate Ldn47 chromosome 5, ASM3311817v1, whole genome shotgun sequence genomic region, the following are encoded:
- the CTNS gene encoding cystinosin, with the protein MSALSLEDLSSLKSRNMIRRWLVIFILFPLQLIEKCESTVDFSVPPIVKLENGSSTSVSISLPCPLNATLVITFEITFHSKNVTILQLPDEVVVPPGTTNTSFRVTSQSVGQVTAYLHGNHSNQTSPRIRFLVIHSNVVSIINQVIGWIYFVAWSVSFYPQVITNWRRKSVVGLSFDFVALNLMGFVAYSVFNISLFWVSSIKEQFLLKYPNGVNPVDSNDVFFSLHAVALTLVVIAQCLLYERGTQRVSWPAISFLVLSWLFTLIALIMAAVGATTWLQFLFCFSYIKLAVTLVKYFPQAYMNFHYKSTEGWSIGNVLLDFTGGSFSLLQMFLQSYNNDQWTLIFRDPTKFGLGIFSIIFDVVFFIQHFCLYRKKPGLQAAHRASGSRPRQD; encoded by the exons AGTCAACAGTTGACTTCTCTGTACCTCCCATCGTGAAGCTGGAAAACGGAAGCTCCACCAGCGTCAGCATCTCCCTCCC GTGCCCTTTAAATGCAACCTTGGTGATAACTTTTGAAATCACATTTCATTCAAAAAACGTTACTATCCTTCAGCTCCCTGATGAA GTAGTGGTGCCTCCCGGAACAACAAATACCTCTTTTCGAGTGACATCTCAAAGTGTTGGACAAGTTACCGCTTATCTGCATGGAAATCACTCCAACCAGACCAG CCCAAGGATACGCTTCTTGGTGATCCACAGCAATGTCGTCAGCATCATCAACCAGGTGATCGGCTGGATCTACTTTGTGGCCTGGTCAGTCTCCTTCTACCCTCAGGTGATCACCAACTGGAGGCGGAAAAG tGTCGTGGGTCTGAGCTTTGACTTTGTGGCCCTCAACCTGATGGGGTTCGTGGCCTACAGCGTGTTCAACATCAGCCTCTTCTGGGTATCCTCCATCAAG gagcAGTTTCTTCTCAAATACCCCAACGGCgtgaaccccgtggacagtaatGACGTCTTCTTCAGCCTGCACGCGGTCGCCCTCACCCTGGTCGTCATAGCGCAATGCCTCCTGTATGAG CGAGGCACCCAGCGTGTGTCCTGGCCAGCCATCAGCTTCCTGGTCCTCTCTTGGCTCTTCACGCTCATCGCCCTCATCATGGCTGCAGTCGGGGCAACCACCTGGCTGCagtttctcttctgcttctcctaCATCAAGCTGGCAGTGACGCTGGTCAAGTATTTTCCACAG GCCTACATGAACTTTCACTACAAAAGCACTGAGGGCTGGAGCATTGGCAACGTGCTTCTGGACTTCACTGGGGGCAGCTTCAGCCTCCTCCAGATGTTCCTGCAGTCCTACAACAACG ACCAGTGGACACTGATCTTCAGAGACCCAACCAAATTTGGCCTCGGCATCTTCTCCATCATCTTCGATGTTGTCTTCTTCATCCAGCACTTCTGCTTGTACAGAAAGAAACCAGG gCTTCAGGCAGCACACAGGGCTTCTGGCAGCCGTCCCAGGCAGGACTGA
- the TAX1BP3 gene encoding tax1-binding protein 3 isoform X2 — translation MSYVPGQPVTAVVQRVEIHKLRQGENLILGFSIGGGIDQDPSQNPFSEDKTDKVNGWDMTMVTHDQARKRLTKRSEEVVRLLVTRQSLQKAVQQSMLS, via the exons ATGTCCTACGTCCCGGGCCAGCCCGTCACCGCCGTGGTG CAAAGAGTTGAAATTCACAAGCTGCGTCAAGGTGAGAACTTAATTCTGGGCTTCAGCATTGGAGGTGGAATTGACCAGGATCCCTCCCAGAACCCTTTCTCAGAAGATAAGACGGACAAG GTGAACGGCTGGGACATGACCATGGTCACACACGACCAGGCCCGGAAGCGCCTCACCAAGCGCTCGGAGGAGGTGGTGCGTCTGCTGGTGACGCGGCAGTCGCTGCAGAAGGCCGTCCAGCAGTCCATGCTGTCCTAG
- the TAX1BP3 gene encoding tax1-binding protein 3 isoform X1: protein MSYVPGQPVTAVVQRVEIHKLRQGENLILGFSIGGGIDQDPSQNPFSEDKTDKGIYVTRVSEGGPAEIAGLQIGDKIMQVNGWDMTMVTHDQARKRLTKRSEEVVRLLVTRQSLQKAVQQSMLS, encoded by the exons ATGTCCTACGTCCCGGGCCAGCCCGTCACCGCCGTGGTG CAAAGAGTTGAAATTCACAAGCTGCGTCAAGGTGAGAACTTAATTCTGGGCTTCAGCATTGGAGGTGGAATTGACCAGGATCCCTCCCAGAACCCTTTCTCAGAAGATAAGACGGACAAG GGCATTTACGTCACACGGGTATCCGAAGGAGGCCCTGCGGAAATTGCTGGGCTGCAGATCGGGGACAAGATCATGCAG GTGAACGGCTGGGACATGACCATGGTCACACACGACCAGGCCCGGAAGCGCCTCACCAAGCGCTCGGAGGAGGTGGTGCGTCTGCTGGTGACGCGGCAGTCGCTGCAGAAGGCCGTCCAGCAGTCCATGCTGTCCTAG